The Acidobacteriota bacterium region GACAGCGTCGCCGCGGCGACCAGGGCCGAGTCCTTGATCCTGACGCCGTGATGGGCCTCGTACTTCTCCTTGAGGCCGCGCAGGATCGAGATCGTCTCCTCGACGGACGGCTCTCCGACGTAGACCTGCTGGAAGCGCCGCTCCAGGGCGGCGTCCTTCTCGATGTGCTTCTTGTACTCGTTGAGGGTGGTCGCGCCGATGCAGCGGAGCTCGCCGCGGGCCAGGGCCGGCTTGAGCATGTTGGAGGCGTCCATGGCCCCCTCGGCCGCGCCGGCGCCCATGATCGTGTGCAGCTCGTCGATGAAGAGGACCACTTGGCCGCCCGAGTCGGCGATCTCCTTGAGCACGGCCTTGAGCCGGTCCTCGAATTCGCCGCGGAACTTTGTCCCGGCGATGAGCGAGCCCATGTCGAGGGCCAGCAGGCGCTTGTTCCTGAGGGACTGGGGCACGTCGCCGTTGGCGATGCGCTGGGCCAGGCCCTCGACGACCGCCGTCTTGCCGACGCCCGCCTCGCCGATGAGCACGGGGTTGTTCTTGGTCCGCCGCGACAGGACCTGGATGACCCGCCGGATCTCGTCCTCGCGGCCGATGACCGGGTCGAGCTTGCCCTGGCGGGCCAGGGCGGTCAGGTCGCGGGTGTACTTCTCCAGGACCTGGTACTTGCCCTCGGGCTCCTGGTCGGTCACCCGCTGGGAGCCGCGGACGGCGGCCAGGGCCTTGAGGACGGAGTCCTCGCCGACGCCGTTGGCGCGGAGGATGCGGGAGGCCTCGCTCCGCTCGTCCTTGAGCAGGGCCAGGAAAAGATGCTCGGTCGAGATGTATTCGTCCTTGAGCTCTTCGGCGACCTTGCGGGCCTCATCGAGGAGCCGGCGCAGGTCCGGCGAGAGGGCGGCCTCCGCGGCGCCGCCGCCGACCTTGGGCAGCCGCTCCAGCGCGGACTCGACGTCGGCCTTGATCTTCGCGGCCGGCGCGCCGATCTTGGCCAGGATGGCGTTGACGATGTTCTCGTCCTGGGCCAGGAAGGCGGCCAGCAGATGCTCGGGCCGGATCTCCTGGTGGCCCATCTCCTCGGCCCGGGCCTGGGCCTTCTGGATGGCTTCCTGGGACATGACCGTGAACTGATCCCATCTCATCGGGGGCTCCTCCTGCGGCGACGATCTTTTCTATTAAAGGCCCCCGTCGCGGCCCTGTCAAGGCGGCGCGGGGCGCCTCGCCGCGGCCCGGCTCGCCCCCCTTGACAAGCGCCGGAAAATACATATTTATTGTCGTAGAGGCGTGTTATGGAAGAATTGGAAGTCACGAGCTGGCTGACGCTCGATGCGATCCGGAAGTCGAAGAGCGCGGAGGTCGTCGAGACGGTCGGGAACCTGCAGACGGGCCATTCCAAGTCCGTGTTCGTCGTCATCGAGGACGATTTCCTGGAGCTCGTCTACAGCGACGCCGCTTCCAGCACCATCCGCCGCTTCGACGACCGCGGCGATTTCGACGATGCCGTCGAGGAACGGAAGGCCGGGGACGGCGAGGAGCACTTGGCGGACGACGGCGACGAGGGCTACGACAAGGACGAGGACGAAGAGGACGACGAGGACATAGAGGACGGCTTCTCCGTCGAGGATGAGTCCGAGACCTACTGACCCGGCCTATTCATAAGAACGCCCCGCTTTCCTCCGTCTCTTTTATCGGGCCTTCTTACCCTCCGGGCGAACCGATCCGGCCCTTGAGCCCGGCCAGGATATTCAGCGCTTCGATCGGCGTCAGGGACGCAGGGTCGAGCCCCTCGATCTCCTCCTTAAGCTCCCGCAGCAGGGAGTATTCCCGGTCCTCGGCGAAGAGCAGGAGCTGGTTCCGGTCCCCGGAGGGCCGGGCCCGCCGGGCCAGCCGCGGCAGGCCGGATTCATCGAGCTCCTGCTTCTCCAGGTTGAACAGGATCTCCCGGGCCCGGTCGATGACGTCCCGGGGCAGTCCGGCCAGCTTGGCCACGTGGATGCCGTAGCTCCGGTCGGACGGGCCGGGCACGATCTTGCGCAGGAAGACGACCTCGTCCCGCCATTCCCTGACGGAGACGTGGCAGTTCTTGATCCGCGGCAGGGTCAGGGCCAGCTCGGTCAGCTCGTGGTAATGGGTGGCGAACAGGGTCCGCGGCCGGATGTCGGGCCGCTCGTGGAGGCGCTCGGCCACGGCCCAGGCGATGCTCAGCCCGTCGAAGGTGCTCGTGCCCCGGCCGACCTCGTCGAGCAGGATGAGGCTCCGGGACGTGGCGTTGTGGAGGATCGCGGCCGTCTCCAGCATCTCGACCATGAAGGTCGACTGCCCGACGCTGAGGAAGTCCATGGCCCCGATCCGGGTGAAGACGCGGTCGACCAGGCCGATCCGGGCCGAGCGGGCCGGGACAAAGGCGCCCATCTGGCCGAGGAGGACGATGAGCGCCGCCTGGCGCAGGAAGGTCGATTTGCCGCCCATGTTCGGGCCGGTGATGATCAGGATCTGATTCCCGGCGGCGTCGAGCTCGAGGTCGTTGGGGATGAAGGGCTCGGCCTGGCTTGTCTCGATGACGGGGTGGCGGCCGTCCTCGATCCGGAGGACGTCCTCCTCGTCGACGACCGGGCGGACGTAGCCGCGCCGGGCGGCGCACTCGGCCAGGGCCAGGACGACGTCGAGGGCGGCGACGTCGGCGGCGATCCGCTGCAGGCGGGCTGTCTCCCGGGCCACGGCCTCGCGGACCTCGAGGAAGAGGCGGTGCTCGAGGAGGCCGATGCGCTCCTCGGCGTGGAGGACCTTGTCCTCGTACTCCTTGAGCTCGGGCGTCAGGAAGCGCTCCGCGTTGACCGTCGTCTGCTTGCGCATGTAGTCGGCCGGGACCTGGGGCAGGTTGGGCTTGGTCACCTCGATGAAGTAGCCGAAGACCTTGTTGTAGCGGACCTTGAGCGAGCCGATGCCCGTGCGCCCGCGCTCCCGGCTCTCGAGCTCGGCGATGAAGCCCTTGCCCGAGCGGCTGACCGCCCGCAGGCCGTCGAGCTCGGCGTTCCAGCCGTCCTTGATGATCCCGCCCTCGGTCAGGAGGAAGGCGGGCTCGTCCAGGATGGCCTTGTCGACGAGGGCGGCGATGTCGGCGGCGTTGTCCCAGCGGCCGGCCATGTCCTTCAGGAGGCCCGAGGAGAACGCCCCGAGCCCGCGCTCGAGGGCCGGCAGCGGGACGAGCGAAGCCTTGAGGGCCACGAGGTCGCGCGGATGGGCGGCGGCCAGGGCGATCTTGCCCACCAGGCGCTCCAGGTCGTGGACACCCTTGAGCGTTTCCCGGAGCTCGCGGCGGGCGATGGTCGCGCCCAGCCCCTCGGCCACGGCGTCCTGGCGGCGGACGATCTCGGCGACGTCCCGCAGGGGCCGGAGGAGCCAGGACCGGAGCAGGCGGCCGCCCGGCGCGGTCACGGTGAAATCGATGACGTCGAGGAGGGTGCCCTTGACCCGTCCGTCGCGGAGGTTGCGGACAAGCTCGAGGTTGCGGACGGTCGCGGCGTCGAGGACGAGATAGCCAGCGGCGTTGAGGTAGGAGAGGCGCTGGACGAGGGCCAGGGAATCTTGCCTGACGCGCTTGGCGTAGGCGATGAGCGCGCCCGCGGCGGCCGCGGCCCGGGGCTTGTCTTCGAGACCGAAGGCGGCCAGCGACCTGGTCCCGAAATGCTCCAGGACGACGCGGGCCGCCTGGGGCGGGTCGAAGAGCCAGGCTTCGGCCGGGCTGAGGGCGGCGCCGTTCGAACCGTCGGCCGGCAGGACGCGCCGCAGGGACTCCTCGGCGCCCTCGGGATAGAGGATCTCCTTCGGCCCGGCCTTGAAGATCTCGTCGGCCAGCAGCCTGGCCTCGGCCCAACCGCCCTCGAGGGTCCGCACCTCCCCGGCCGAGAGGTCGAGCAGGGCCATGCCCCAGCCGCCGTCGTCGAGGGCCAGGGAGGCGATGAAGGTGTTCTCCTTGGCCTCCTCGGTCTCGATCTCGACGGCCGTGCCCGGCGTCAGGACCTTGATGACCTCGCGCCGCACGACCCCCTTGGCCGCCTTGGGGTCCTCGACCTGCTCGCAAACGGCCACCTTGAAGCCATGCTTCAGGAGCTTGGGCAGGTAGGCATTGACGGCGTGATAGGGCACGCCGCACATCGGCACCTTCTGCCGCGAGGTCAGGGCGATGCCGAGGACCGGAGCGGCGGTCCGGGCGTCCTCGTAGAACATCTCGTAGAAGTCGCCCAGGCGGAAGAAGAGCAGCGCGCCGGGATGGAGCTCCTTGATGCGGAAGTACTGCTCCATCATAGGGGTCAGGGAGTTTTCGTTGGCCATCGGAGCCCTCACTATACCCACCGCCCCCCGTTTTTGCAACTTCGGCGGCCGGGTCATCCCGGTGTCCGCGGCCCCCGGCCCGGGGCGCTTCCCCCGCGCCGGGAACGGCGCTTTCCGGAGTTTGACACCCGGGGGACGGTAGTGTAATCTCGGGGAGTGAATATCCCGAACTATCTCACCCTGGCGAGGATCGTGGCCATCCCGGCCATGGTCGCCGCCCAGCTGATCCAATTCCGGGGGCACGACCTGGTGGCCTGCGCCATCTTCGTCTTCGCCTCGCTGACGGACTGGCTGGACGGCTGGCTGGCCCGCCGGAAAGGCCTGGTCACCGTCCTCGGCCAGCTGCTCGACCCCACCGCCGACAAGCTCCTCATCGCCTCGGCGCTGATCTGTCTCGTCGAGCTCGGCCGGGTGCCGGCCTGGGCGGCCATCGTCATCATCGGGCGGGAGATCGCCGTGACGGGCTTCCGGGCCATGGCCTCGTCCAAGGGCATCAACATCCCGGCTTCGGCCTTCGGCAAGGCCAAGATGGGCAGCGAATCGTGGGTCGTCGGGGCCCTGGTCCTGGGACCGCTCTACCTGGGCAGGTTCTACATCGTGGCCAGGGTCGGGCTGTGGCTCGTTTTCGTCCTGGCCGTCGTCTCCGCCGTCGAATATTTCGTCCGCTTCGGGCCGCGGGTCATCTCACAGCCCGCCGAATAGGGCCGCCCGCGCCTTCTCGACGCCCTCCCAGCTCTCCGCGTTGTGGAGCGCCGGCGCCTTGTCCCAGCCCCGGGCGATGCGCTTGAGGAGGCCGGTCAGGACCTTGCCCGGCCCGCACTCGACGCAGGCGTCGACCCCCAGGTCCCTCAGCACGGCCATGGATCTCGTCCACAGCACCGCCCGGCTGACCTGCCGCTTGAGGGCGTCGCGGGCCTCCTCGCCGGTCCGGACGAGCGCGGCGTCGACGTTGGTGACGATCGGAAAGCGCAGCGGGCCGAAGGCCGCGGCGTCGAGATCGGCGGCCAGCCGTTCCTCGGCCGGCCGCATCAGCCGGGAGTGGAAGGGCGCGCTGACCGGCAGCATCACGGACCGCGGCGCGCGGATCGCCGCCAGGGCCTCCTCGAGCGCGGCCTTCTCGCCGGAGATGACGATCTGATCGTCGCTGTTCCAGTTGGCGATCTGGACGACGCCCGAGCGCACGCCGGCCAGCCGCCGCTCGACCTCGTCGCCCGGGACGCCGAGCACGGCCGCCATGCCGCCGGCGCCCACGGGCACGGCCTCCTGCATGAGGCGGCCGCGCTTGTGGACGAGCCGGACGGCGTCCTCGAAGCCCAAGCTGCCCGCCGCGACCAGGGCCGAGTACTCGCCCAGGCTGTGGCCCGCCGCCACGGCCGGGTCCCGGCCGAGGAGCAGGCACGCGGCCGTGCTGACGACCAGGAGGGCGGGCTGGGTGTTCCGGGTCAGCCGCAGCTCCTCCTCGGGCCCCTCGAAACAGAGCCTGGAGAGCGGGAAGCCCAGGGCCGCGTCCGCCTGCTCAAAAAGCCCCCGGACCTCGGCCGAACGGTCGTAGAGGTCCTTGCCCATGCCGACGGCCTGCGATCCCTGTCCGGGAAAGAGATAGGCGATGGTCATTTCAGGCAATCCTTCTTGATCTGGATGTCGGCCTGCTTCCGCAGGTCGTTGAGCCAGGCGGCTTTGCGCTGGTCCAGGCGCTCGCCGCGGAGGCGCGTCTCGATCGCGTCGGCGACCTTGTCCAGCGGTTCCGCCGTGGCCCCCCGCTGGGCCTGCTCGGGCAGGTAGATGTCCCGGTAGTACCGCTCGATCTCCGTCACCGAAACCGGGATGGACTGGCTGAAGCGCATGTCCAGGGCCCGCCGGCAGATGAGGCGCTCCTCGAGATAGGGCTCGAGGTCGGCGGCGGCCAGGCCGAACTTGGCCAGCTTGGCCGCGAAGGCTGCCTCGCCGACGGACCGGCGCACCTCGGCGACCGCGGCATCGAGCTCCTCGCCGCTGACTCCCCTGTTCTCGCGGGACAGGTCCAGGACGATCTTCCGTTCGATCAGGGCGTCCAGGGCGGCCCGCCGCGGGTCCGCTCCGGGCTCGGCGGCCTGCGCGCCGGCCAGCCCGAACTCGGCCGCGACCTCGACGTCGAGCAGGGTGATGATCTCGCCGTTGACGACGGCGACGACGCAGTTGACCGTCTGGGCCGGTCCGGCCGCGGCCGCGGCGAACGCCAGGGCCAGGAGTAGCCAGGTCCTCTTGAGCATCCTTGTCATCCTCGCTGCTAGAAGATGTTGCCGATCGTCAGGAAGATGAGCGCGCGGCCGCGCTTGTCCTGGGGGTCGAAGTCCCAGAGCTTCCAGGCGACCTCCAGCCGGACGGGCCCGAGGGCGGTCCGGTAGCGGATGCCTCCGCCGACGGCGCCCTCGAGGTCGAACGGACGGAAGTCCTTGAGGCCGGAGAAGACGTTGCCCAGGTCGAAGAAGGCGGCCAGGCGCAGGTCCCGCCAGGGCCGGAAAACGGGGAATGTCAGCTCCGTGTTGATGAGGACCAGGGCCTCCCCGCCGTAGGGCTTGAGCGTCGTCGGATCGATGGGCCCGAGCATCTCGAACTCCTCGCCCCGGAAGGTGTTGCTGCCGCCGGCGAAGAACCGTTCCGGCAGGTGGCTCAGGCCGTTGGCCAGCCCCAGGCGCGCCGTCAGGCCGAGGTTGAAGGTCGAGGTCAGGGGCCGGAAGTACTGGCCCTTGAGGAAGATCTTCTGGTAGTTGGACTCCGTGCCGAACAGGGGCAGGCCCACCTCGCCGACGGCGCTCAGGAACCAGCCCCGGCTCGGGTTCAGGGTGTCGTCCCGCCGTTCCCAGCTCATGCTGACCGAGGCCAGGGCGGCCGAGTACGGCAGGAAGCGGCGGTCGATATCAGGCGGCAGATCGCTGAGGTCGGGAGTCTCGGGCAGGGACGTC contains the following coding sequences:
- the mutS gene encoding DNA mismatch repair protein MutS, whose translation is MANENSLTPMMEQYFRIKELHPGALLFFRLGDFYEMFYEDARTAAPVLGIALTSRQKVPMCGVPYHAVNAYLPKLLKHGFKVAVCEQVEDPKAAKGVVRREVIKVLTPGTAVEIETEEAKENTFIASLALDDGGWGMALLDLSAGEVRTLEGGWAEARLLADEIFKAGPKEILYPEGAEESLRRVLPADGSNGAALSPAEAWLFDPPQAARVVLEHFGTRSLAAFGLEDKPRAAAAAGALIAYAKRVRQDSLALVQRLSYLNAAGYLVLDAATVRNLELVRNLRDGRVKGTLLDVIDFTVTAPGGRLLRSWLLRPLRDVAEIVRRQDAVAEGLGATIARRELRETLKGVHDLERLVGKIALAAAHPRDLVALKASLVPLPALERGLGAFSSGLLKDMAGRWDNAADIAALVDKAILDEPAFLLTEGGIIKDGWNAELDGLRAVSRSGKGFIAELESRERGRTGIGSLKVRYNKVFGYFIEVTKPNLPQVPADYMRKQTTVNAERFLTPELKEYEDKVLHAEERIGLLEHRLFLEVREAVARETARLQRIAADVAALDVVLALAECAARRGYVRPVVDEEDVLRIEDGRHPVIETSQAEPFIPNDLELDAAGNQILIITGPNMGGKSTFLRQAALIVLLGQMGAFVPARSARIGLVDRVFTRIGAMDFLSVGQSTFMVEMLETAAILHNATSRSLILLDEVGRGTSTFDGLSIAWAVAERLHERPDIRPRTLFATHYHELTELALTLPRIKNCHVSVREWRDEVVFLRKIVPGPSDRSYGIHVAKLAGLPRDVIDRAREILFNLEKQELDESGLPRLARRARPSGDRNQLLLFAEDREYSLLRELKEEIEGLDPASLTPIEALNILAGLKGRIGSPGG
- the pgsA gene encoding CDP-diacylglycerol--glycerol-3-phosphate 3-phosphatidyltransferase, whose product is MNIPNYLTLARIVAIPAMVAAQLIQFRGHDLVACAIFVFASLTDWLDGWLARRKGLVTVLGQLLDPTADKLLIASALICLVELGRVPAWAAIVIIGREIAVTGFRAMASSKGINIPASAFGKAKMGSESWVVGALVLGPLYLGRFYIVARVGLWLVFVLAVVSAVEYFVRFGPRVISQPAE
- the fabD gene encoding ACP S-malonyltransferase yields the protein MTIAYLFPGQGSQAVGMGKDLYDRSAEVRGLFEQADAALGFPLSRLCFEGPEEELRLTRNTQPALLVVSTAACLLLGRDPAVAAGHSLGEYSALVAAGSLGFEDAVRLVHKRGRLMQEAVPVGAGGMAAVLGVPGDEVERRLAGVRSGVVQIANWNSDDQIVISGEKAALEEALAAIRAPRSVMLPVSAPFHSRLMRPAEERLAADLDAAAFGPLRFPIVTNVDAALVRTGEEARDALKRQVSRAVLWTRSMAVLRDLGVDACVECGPGKVLTGLLKRIARGWDKAPALHNAESWEGVEKARAALFGGL